A window from Manis javanica isolate MJ-LG chromosome 10, MJ_LKY, whole genome shotgun sequence encodes these proteins:
- the CELA1 gene encoding chymotrypsin-like elastase family member 1 isoform X2, translated as MLCFLVLASLVLYGHSTQDFPGDARVVGGTEASRNSWPSQISLQYLSGGSWYHTCGGTLIRQNWVMTAAHCVDSQMTFRVVVGDHNLSQNDGTEQYVNVQRIVVHPNWRSSNVAAGYDIALLRLAQSVTLNRYVQLGVLPQEGTILANNSPCYITGWGRTRTNGQLAQTLQQAYLPTVDYAICSSSSYWGSTVKNTMVCAGGDGVHSGCQELGNH; from the exons ATGCTGTGCTTCCTGGTATTGGCCAGCCTGGTCCTTTATG GACACAGCACCCAGGACTTTCCAGGAGATGCCCGGGTGGTTGGAGGCACTGAGGCCTCAAGGAATTCCTGGCCCTCTCAG ATCTCCCTCCAGTACCTATCTGGAGGTTCCTGGTATCACACCTGTGGAGGGACCCTCATCAGACAGAACTGGGTGATGACAGCTGCTCACTGCGTGGACTc TCAAATGACCTTCCGTGTGGTGGTTGGAGATCACAACCTGAGCCAGAACGACGGCACGGAGCAGTACGTGAATGTGCAGAGGATCGTGGTGCATCCGAACTGGAGGAGCAGTAACGTGGCTGCTGG GTATGACATTGCCTTGCTGCGCCTGGCCCAGAGCGTTACTCTCAACAGATATGTCCAGCTGGGTGTTCTGCCACAGGAGGGAACCATCCTGGCTAACAACAGTCCCTGCTACATCACAGGCTGGGGCAGGACCAGGA CCAATGGGCAGCTGGCCCAGACCCTGCAGCAGGCTTACCTGCCCACTGTGGACTATGCCATCTGTTCCAGCTCCTCCTACTGGGGATCCACCGTGAAGAACACCATGGTGTGTGCTGGAGGAGACGGAGTTCACTCTGGATGCCAG GAACTGGGAAACCATTGA